A single Anopheles arabiensis isolate DONGOLA chromosome 2, AaraD3, whole genome shotgun sequence DNA region contains:
- the LOC120897207 gene encoding uncharacterized protein LOC120897207 — protein MASSRLVFYLVALSFVAQIALTQQDEYEYYYEEVSATSATNDTTTTPPTETTTETTTENVTPATENVTTETSTVTFLETTNINPVPISPMPINDDADEEPNIVYPVLSNVSVTAVSGKPLCIDCEKRTNLSLLNTTRPGTRTTKRPSSQPGIVLNIYTGMYGMHSQANNRPTSNRGNQGWNKFWPRTQSPLQGWYNLYGAPNRRPVQSFVPQQQRRPIYRGRGPVYEYDDGSYYPVAANQRPTKPRRNSQPAGRPASSTLDQQASMAVYNFLLQILGQRGTGGRSQPPTKSAGSRRRV, from the exons ATGGCCAGTTCGCGGTTGGTTTTCTATCTAGTGGCGCTTTCGTTCGTTGCGCAAATAGCGTTAACGCAGCAAGATGAGTATGAATACTATTACGAAGAAG TAAGCGCAACGAGCGCAACAAATGATACCACTACAACGCCACCAACTGAGACGACTACCGAGACGACTACTGAAAATGTGACACCGGCCACAGAAAATGTGACTACCGAGACATCGACGGTAACCTTCCTGGAGACGACCAACATAAACCCAGTACCCATTTCCCCAATGCCCATTAACGACGATGCCGATGAGGAGCCAAACATCGTCTATCCGGTGCTGTCGAACGTTTCCGTCACGGCTGTGTCCGGTAAACCGTTATGTATTGATTGCGAAAAGCGAACGAATCTGTCGCTGCTGAACACTACACGTCCCGGCACCAGAACAACCAAGAGGC CGTCCTCCCAACCGGGCATTGTGCTCAACATCTACACCGGCATGTACGGGATGCATTCGCAGGCGAACAACCGACCGACCAGCAATCGCGGCAACCAGGGATGGAACAAGTTCTGGCCCCGCACCCAGTCCCCGCTGCAGGGCTGGTACAATCTGTACGGTGCGCCCAACCGCCGACCGGTGCAATCGTTcgtgccgcagcagcagcgccgccCCATCTATCGGGGCCGCGGACCCGTCTACGAGTATGACGATGGGTCGTACTATCCGGTTGCGGCGAACCAGCGGCCTACCAAGCCACGCCGCAACAGCCAGCCGGCCGGTCGGCCCGCCAGTAGCACGCTGGACCAGCAGGCAAGCATGGCCGTGTACAACTTTCTGCTGCAGATCCTCGGACAGCGTGGGACGGGTGGCCGGTCGCAGCCACCGACAAAGTCCGCCGGTTCGCGCCGGCGGGTATGA
- the LOC120894020 gene encoding probable isocitrate dehydrogenase [NAD] subunit alpha, mitochondrial isoform X1: MAARLIKKILDGEFGSLLAKFSAQLKDNWVKIYITSSSSSSSSSNSSSSSTNSTVSKAAATNAKRAEPIVQTVAPFGARTFASGTRKVTLIPGDGIGPEISAAVQKIFAVANVPIEWETVDVTPVRNPDGKFGIPQGAIDSVNRNKVGLKGPLMTPVGKGHRSLNLALRKEFNLYANVRPCRSLEGYKTLYDNVDVVTIRENTEGEYSGIEHEIVDGVVQSIKLITEEASNRVAEYAFKYAKDNNRKKVTVVHKANIMRMSDGLFLRCCRDMAQKYPEIKFEERYLDTVCLNMVQDPRKYDVLVMPNLYGDILSDMCAGLVGGLGLTPSGNMGLNGALFESVHGTAPDIAGKDLANPTALLLSAVMMLRHMELNQHADKIQSACFETIKEAKYLTGDLGGKAKCSEYTNAICDRIK, encoded by the exons ATGGCGGCACGATTGATAAAGAAAATT TTGGATGGCGAATTTGGAAGCTTGCTGGCGAAATTTTCCGCCCAACTGAAGGACAACTGGGTCAAGATTTACATAacctcctcctcttcttcttcttcttcttccaactcctcctcctcctccaccaacAGCACCGTTTCCAAGGCAGCAGCCACCAATGCTAAGCGGGCCGAACCGATCGTTCAA ACGGTTGCACCGTTCGGTGCCCGCACGTTTGCGTCCGGCACGCGCAAAGTGACGCTCATCCCGGGGGATGGCATTGGGCCGGAAATTTCCGCCGCCGTGCAGAAGATCTTCGCCGTCGCCAACGTGCCGATCGAATGGGAGACGGTCGACGTAACGCCGGTGCGG AACCCCGATGGCAAGTTCGGTATCCCGCAGGGCGCCATCGACTCGGTGAACCGCAACAAGGTCGGCCTGAAGGGACCGCTGATGACGCCGGTCGGCAAGGGGCACCGGTCGCTTAATCTGGCCCTGCGCAAAGAGTTCAACCTGTACGCGAACGTGCGCCCGTGCCGCAGCCTCGAGGGCTACAAGACGCTGTACGACAACGTGGACGTGGTGACGATCCGCGAGAACACCGAGGGCGAGTACTCAGGCATCGAGCACGAGATCGTGGACGGTGTGGTGCAGAGCATCAAGCTCATCACCGAGGAAGCGTCGAACCGCGTGGCCGAGTACGCGTTCAAGTACGCCAAAGACAACAACCGCAAGAAGGTGACGGTGGTGCACAAGGCGAACATTATGCGCATGTCGGACGGGCTGTTCCTGCGCTGCTGCCGCGACATGGCGCAGAAGTACCCGGAGATCAAGTTCGAGGAGCGCTACCTCGACACGGTCTGCCTGAACATGGTGCAGGATCCGCGGAAGTACGACGTGCTG GTGATGCCAAACTTGTACGGTGACATTCTGTCCGACATGTGCGCCGGTCTGGTCGGTGGGCTCGGCCTCACGCCGTCCGGCAACATGGGCCTGAACGGTGCGCTGTTCGAATCGGTGCACGGCACGGCGCCCGACATCGCGGGCAAGGATTTGGCCAACCCGACCGCCCTGCTGCTGTCGGCGGTGATGATGCTGCGGCACATGGAGCTGAACCAGCACGCGGACAAGATCCAGAGCGCCTGCTTCGAGACGATCAAGGAGGCGAAGTACCTTACCGGCGATCTCGGCGGCAAGGCCAAGTGCTCCGAGTACACCAATGCCATCTGCGATAGAATCAAGTAA
- the LOC120894021 gene encoding iron-sulfur cluster assembly 1 homolog, mitochondrial, translating into MASKIVATATVRAVKHRKLLPMRAALSLTPAAVNRIKQLLEGKNEFIGLKVGVRQRGCNGLSYTLDYAATKDKMDEEVVQDGVKVLIDKKAQLSLLGTEMDYVETDLSAEFVFNNPNIKGTCGCGESFSI; encoded by the exons ATGGCCTCCAAGATCgtggccaccgccaccgtgcgTGCCGTGAAGCATCGGAAGCTGCTGCCGATGAGAGCAGCACTGTCGCTG ACACCGGCAGCAGTGAACAGGATAAAGCAACTACTGGAAGGCAAAAACGAATTT ATCGGTCTCAAGGTTGGTGTACGACAGAGAGGATGCAACGGATTGTCCTACACGCTGGATTACGCTGCAACGAAAG ATAAAATGGACGAGGAAGTAGTGCAGGACGGTGTGAAAGTACTGATCGACAAGAAGGCACAACTGTCCCTTTTAG gCACGGAAATGGATTACGTTGAAACGGACCTGTCGGCGGAATTTGTATTCAACAATCCCAACATCAAGGGCACGTGCGGCTGTGGCGAATCGTTCAGCATCTAA
- the LOC120894016 gene encoding ras GTPase-activating protein 1, whose product MGDMMRLSSSGGALGGGFHRDKLGSPSTGSEDGGGIDLADIAQELDQDEFDGPATLNGAFDRPAITAPPESEWYHGRLDRYSAEQRLKSTTKLGSYLVRESDRKPGSYVLSYLGRTGINHFRITAVCGDFYIGGRQFFSLSDLVGYYTSCSDLLKRERLVQPVPPPEPVNDKKRVVAILPYTKMPDTDELTFQKGDIFFVHNDMGDGWLWVTAHRTGEQGMIFRELVEDLDPAIDPNTVFPWFHPTCTKNEAVDMLVKAGPGSFLVRPSDNSPGDYSLFFHINNQIQRFRIEKKGVRYLMGGRTFECLDAVINRYRKEQIVEGHTLMHPVINGSQPEYHPPTNLASAAEKIYATLRECRDQNMLKKTKGIKHHGYLLKKSDKTAKWKQLFFALLVEGSETHLCFYDSPKKTKPKGLIDLSCAYLYQCHESFWERQHCFQIVERALPCLATITYLCANNQECYVEWISALKSHCVSQLSKAQSKVPRLRELRCLNLQILEAHRLPFKLVPHPYCVVSLNQVKVGKTRVKTAPDPVWEEEFVLDDVPPDVVTVTITVLSRGKRGKDSEVAELTVDLCSLKNGQETEEWFPLNGMTPMGEWGSIRLRIRYLDDLVMPCEEYSPLQQLLVESELNAVRALSEICHNDRIPLATSLLKVFRHEKRETELLRILCQAEVARENETSTLFRGASLATTLMDLYMRAECTLFLQSAVSDTVQRILDSKQSAELNPTKMDVNDDACSNAEFLLMILDQVTQSIFTSPDACPRTVRYICNCLQKAVVAKWPSPSERLVRTRVVSGFIFLRLLCPALLNPRQFGLVNETPHQMATRSLIMVAKCLQNLANLVEFGGKEPYMEVVNPFILKNKERMIVFLDQLSSVTDPNPPPGCMQEQSSSSTLSSSDAGRELATLHHICVSYLPELQAMSKTNNALKKLVTVTEMLSKHKLKYREMIS is encoded by the exons ATGGGTGACATGATGCGGttaagcagcagcggcggagCGCTCGGCGGCGGTTTCCATCGCGACAAGCTCGGCTCACCGTCGACCGGCTCGGAGGACGGCGGTGGTATCGATCTGGCCGACATCGCCCAGGAACTGGACCAGGACGAGTTCGACGGTCCGGCCACGCTGAACG GTGCATTCGACCGTCCGGCAATTACGGCTCCCCCGGAGAGCGAGTGGTACCACGGGCGGCTGGATCGGTACAGTGCCGAGCAGCGGCTAAAGTCGACCACCAAGCTGGGCAGTTATCTGG TGCGCGAAAGTGACCGCAAGCCGGGCTCGTACGTGCTGAGCTACCTGGGCCGTACCGGCATCAATCATTTCCGCATTACGGCGGTGTGCGGCGATTTCTACATCGGCGGACGGCagtttttctcgctcagcgaTCTGGTCGGCTACTACACGTCGTGCAGTGACCTGCTGAAGCGCGAACGGTTGGTACAGCCAGTGCCACCGCCGGAACCGGTCAACGACAAGAAGCGGGTGGTGGCCATCCTGCCCTACACCAAGATGCCCGACACGGACGAGCTGACCTTCCAGAAGGGTGACATCTTCTTCGTGCACAACGACATGGGCGACGGGTGGCTGTGGGTGACGGCCCACCGGACCGGCGAGCAGGGCATGATCTTCCGCGAGCTGGTGGAGGATCTCGATCCGGCCATCGACCCGAACACCGTGTTCCCGTGGTTCCACCCGACGTGCACGAAGAACGAAGCGGTCGACATGCTGGTGAAGGCGGGCCCGGGCAGCTTTCTGGTGCGGCCGAGCGACAACTCGCCCGGCGACTATTCGCTGTTCTTCCACATCAACAATCAGATCCAGCGGTTCCGGATCGAGAAGAAGGGCGTGCGGTATCTGATGGGCGGCCGGACGTTCGAGTGCCTGGATGCGGTCATCAACCGCTACCGGAAGGAGCAGATCGTGGAGGGCCACACGCTGATGCACCCGGTCATCAACGGCAGCCAGCCGGAGTACCATCCGCCGACGAATCTGGCGAGCGCGGCGGAGAAGATCTACGCGACGCTGCGCGAGTGCCGCGACCAGAACATGCTGAAGAAGACGAAGGGCATCAAGCACCATGGCTATCTGCTGAAGAAGTCGGACAAGACGGCCAAGTGGAAGCAGCTGTTCTTTGCCCTGCTGGTGGAGGGTTCGGAAACGCACCTCTGCTTCTACGACAGCCCGAAGAAGACCAAGCCGAAGGGTTTGATCGATCTTTCGTGCGCTTACTTGTATCAG tgccaTGAATCGTTTTGGGAGCGGCAGCACTGCTTCCAGATCGTCGAACGGGCGCTCCCGTGTCTCGCCACCATCACCTATCTCTGTGCCAACAATCAGGAGTGCTACGTGGAGTGGATATCGGCCCTCAAGTCGCACTGCGTGTCGCAGCTCAGCAAGGCGCAGTCGAAGGTGCCCCGGCTGCGTGAGCTGCGCTGCCTGAATCTGCAGATACTGGAGGCGCACCGGCTGCCGTTCAAGCTGGTACCGCATCCGTACTGCGTCGTCTCGCTCAACCAGGTGAAGGTGGGCAAAACGCGCGTCAAGACCGCGCCCGATCCCGTGTGGGAGGAGGAGTTTGTGCTTGA TGACGTGCCGCCGGATGTGGTGACGGTTACGATCACCGTGCTGAGCCGGGGCAAACGCGGCAAAGACTCGGAGGTCGCCGAGCTGACGGTCGATCTGTGCAGCCTGAAGAACGGGCAGGAGACGGAGGAGTGGTTCCCGCTGAACGGCATGACGCCGATGGGCGAGTGGGGCTCGATCCGGCTGCGCATCCGCTACCTGGACGATCTCGTGATGCCGTGCGAAGAGTACAGCCCGCTCCAGCAGCTGCTGGTCGAGTCGGAGCTGAATGCGGTGCGCGCCCTGTCCGAGATCTGCCACAACGATCGCATCCCGCTCGCCACCTCGCTGCTGAAGGTGTTCCGGCACGAGAAGCGCGAGACGGAGCTGCTGCGGATCCTGTGCCAGGCGGAGGTGGCTCGGGAGAACGAAACCTCCACCCTGTTCCGGGGCGCCTCGCTCGCCACCACGCTGATGGATCTGTACATGCGGGCCGAGTGTACGCTCTTCCTGCAGTCGGCCGTCTCCGACACGGTGCAGCGGATACTGGACAGCAAGCAGTCGGCCGAACTGAATCCGACCAAGATGGACGTGAACGATGACGCGTGCTCGAACGCCGAGTTTCTGCTGATGATACTCGACCAGGTGACGCAGTCGATCTTCACATCGCCGGACGCGTGCCCCCGGACGGTGCGCTACATCTGCAACTGTCTGCAGAAGGCGGTCGTCGCCAAGTGGCCGTCGCCGAGCGAGCGGCTGGTACGCACCCGCGTCGTCTCCGGCTTCATCTTTCTGCGGCTGCTCTGTCCCGCCCTGCTCAACCCACGTCAATTCGGACTAGTCAATGAAACGCCACACCAAATGGCGACCAGGTCGCTGATCATGGTTGcgaaatgtttgcaaaatcTGGCCAATCTCGTCGAGTTTGGCGGCAAG GAACCGTACATGGAAGTGGTCAATCCATTCATCTTAAAGAACAAGGAACGCATGATCGTGTTTCTGGATCAGCTGTCCTCCGTCACGGATCCGAACCCGCCGCCGGGATGCATGCAGGAGCAAAGCAGCTCCTCCACACTGTCCAGCTCCGATGCAG GTCGCGAACTGGCCACGCTGCACCACATCTGCGTCTCGTATCTGCCGGAGCTGCAAGCGATGAGCAAGACGAACAACGCACTCAAGAAGCTGGTCACCGTCACGGAAATGCTCTCGAAACATAAGCTTAAGTATCGCGAAATGATCAGCTAA
- the LOC120894020 gene encoding probable isocitrate dehydrogenase [NAD] subunit alpha, mitochondrial isoform X2, with amino-acid sequence MAARLIKKITVAPFGARTFASGTRKVTLIPGDGIGPEISAAVQKIFAVANVPIEWETVDVTPVRNPDGKFGIPQGAIDSVNRNKVGLKGPLMTPVGKGHRSLNLALRKEFNLYANVRPCRSLEGYKTLYDNVDVVTIRENTEGEYSGIEHEIVDGVVQSIKLITEEASNRVAEYAFKYAKDNNRKKVTVVHKANIMRMSDGLFLRCCRDMAQKYPEIKFEERYLDTVCLNMVQDPRKYDVLVMPNLYGDILSDMCAGLVGGLGLTPSGNMGLNGALFESVHGTAPDIAGKDLANPTALLLSAVMMLRHMELNQHADKIQSACFETIKEAKYLTGDLGGKAKCSEYTNAICDRIK; translated from the exons ATGGCGGCACGATTGATAAAGAAAATT ACGGTTGCACCGTTCGGTGCCCGCACGTTTGCGTCCGGCACGCGCAAAGTGACGCTCATCCCGGGGGATGGCATTGGGCCGGAAATTTCCGCCGCCGTGCAGAAGATCTTCGCCGTCGCCAACGTGCCGATCGAATGGGAGACGGTCGACGTAACGCCGGTGCGG AACCCCGATGGCAAGTTCGGTATCCCGCAGGGCGCCATCGACTCGGTGAACCGCAACAAGGTCGGCCTGAAGGGACCGCTGATGACGCCGGTCGGCAAGGGGCACCGGTCGCTTAATCTGGCCCTGCGCAAAGAGTTCAACCTGTACGCGAACGTGCGCCCGTGCCGCAGCCTCGAGGGCTACAAGACGCTGTACGACAACGTGGACGTGGTGACGATCCGCGAGAACACCGAGGGCGAGTACTCAGGCATCGAGCACGAGATCGTGGACGGTGTGGTGCAGAGCATCAAGCTCATCACCGAGGAAGCGTCGAACCGCGTGGCCGAGTACGCGTTCAAGTACGCCAAAGACAACAACCGCAAGAAGGTGACGGTGGTGCACAAGGCGAACATTATGCGCATGTCGGACGGGCTGTTCCTGCGCTGCTGCCGCGACATGGCGCAGAAGTACCCGGAGATCAAGTTCGAGGAGCGCTACCTCGACACGGTCTGCCTGAACATGGTGCAGGATCCGCGGAAGTACGACGTGCTG GTGATGCCAAACTTGTACGGTGACATTCTGTCCGACATGTGCGCCGGTCTGGTCGGTGGGCTCGGCCTCACGCCGTCCGGCAACATGGGCCTGAACGGTGCGCTGTTCGAATCGGTGCACGGCACGGCGCCCGACATCGCGGGCAAGGATTTGGCCAACCCGACCGCCCTGCTGCTGTCGGCGGTGATGATGCTGCGGCACATGGAGCTGAACCAGCACGCGGACAAGATCCAGAGCGCCTGCTTCGAGACGATCAAGGAGGCGAAGTACCTTACCGGCGATCTCGGCGGCAAGGCCAAGTGCTCCGAGTACACCAATGCCATCTGCGATAGAATCAAGTAA
- the LOC120897193 gene encoding uncharacterized protein LOC120897193 — MRMVVSVRTLVLLVLLVTVPGDDAFFLTLYRDQPTSMACRWYNMPAYANAINGQFPSTGGGLVNSYNGGANGAGGLSYLAGLASMLTRLYPDASIPVPGGSSQTRPRVIVRVDQTGPAGNRNPAQGVPGAGGTQVPVAGGTTNRELDYADPDSGYYYDDGDGYAYDDDYSDTTYDGNSDTYYDEPATPPVRQAGNVLQEWYASSAPTVDPCSVCLLNMLMG; from the exons ATGAGGATGGTCGTTTCCGTGCGTACACTCGTGCTTCTCGTATTGCTG GTGACCGTGCCGGGAGATGACGCCTTCTTCCTAACCCTCTACCGAGACCAGCCGACCAGTATGGCCTGCCGCTGGTACAACATGCCAGCGTACGCGAACGCCATCAATGGGCAGTTTCCGTCGACTGGCGGCGGGCTGGTGAACAGCTACAACGGCGGTGCCAACGGCGCTGGAGGGCTTAGCTACCTTGCCGGCCTAGCCTCCATGCTGACCCGGCTCTATCCCGATGCATCGATCCCCGTGCCCGGCGGTTCCTCACAAACGCGCCCCCGCGTGATAGTGCGAGTCGACCAAACGGGACCGGCCGGGAACAGGAACCCAGCACAGGGAGTCCCCGGAGCTGGTGGGACCCAGGTGCCGGTCGCCGGTGGTACTACAAACCGTGAGTTAGACTATGCCGACCCCGACTCGGGATACTATTACGATGACGGGGACGGTTACGCCTACGATGATGATTACAGTGATACTACCTACGATGGGAACTCTGATACGTATTATGACGAGCCTGCAACGCCGCCTGTACGCCAGGCCGGCAACGTACTACAGGAGTGGTACGCGTCGTCGGCACCGACCGTTGACCCGTGCAGCGTTTGCCTGCTAAACATGTTGATGGGATAA
- the LOC120894431 gene encoding uncharacterized protein LOC120894431 has protein sequence MIETDRAVKMTFSPSPLWRALMGAGRARLTQVPQGLDWKAFERWFSLLVQAFTMLCQLLVTLALLDLSLGQSDYPNYPQDTPEDTNAYPDYGNPAPPNPAPTNPQPVNPQPQYPDYSYVETVPTTTATPATEPTKRRQVFPPTPTGRSGPTRRQRANRIVRWYFMNDWGSMPVRATTVVRRRSMGRSSLSRMPPYYRSMLAGSRALSSNAPSTTGTRRIEYWYW, from the exons ATGATCGAAACGGACCGGGCAGTTAAAATGACATTTTCTCCTTCCCCACTGTGGCGAGCGTTAATGGGTGCGGGCAGGGCAAGATTAACACAGGTACCCCAGGGCCTAGATTGGAAAGCATTTGAACGGTGGTTTTCACTGCTAGTGCAAGCATTCACGATGTTGTGCCAGCTGCTGGTGACTCTAGCG CTTCTCGACCTGTCGCTCGGTCAGAGCGACTATCCCAACTACCCGCAGGACACTCCAGAAGACACCAATGCGTACCCCGATTATGGCAATCCTGCGCCCCCAAATCCGGCACCCACCAACCCACAGCCCGTCAATCCGCAGCCCCAATATCCCGACTACAGCTACGTGGAAACGGTGCCAACGACCACCGCAACGCCCGCCACAGAACCGACCAAAAGACGGCAGGTGTTTCCACCGACACCTACCGGACGATCGGGACCTACAAGACGGCAGCGAGCGAACCGAATCGTGCGCTGGTACTTCATGAATGACTGGGGCTCGATGCCGGTACGGGCGACGACCGTTGTACGTCGCCGCAGCATGGGACGATCGTCCCTGAGCAGGATGCCACCGTACTATCGCAGCATGCTGGCGGGTTCCCGTGCCCTCAGCTCCAATGCCCCAAGCACCACGGGGACACGACGCATCGAATATTGGTACTGGTAG
- the LOC120894019 gene encoding protein prenyltransferase alpha subunit repeat-containing protein 1-B, with amino-acid sequence MGQDEEDTAFSEKIINEIDAVFMRDPDLVGFEIIPMPLNQNKSPVIHLEHNLGLQSWCVECVYAYAHRLILQYRNEWLSSNALPVGCGSAPWNVSDKGKLSGGGGLGPGGGSSSTGGCTNGGNVPIIKYLNCAILINPDVATFWNLRRQLFAKNRLDISKEFHFSALVLSKKPKSNEAFAYRRWLYLFQSSDAIDWAFEISLCEKCADKSNTNYHAWCHRQWVLMKAPNLLKYEVYRTEKFIRKHIHDYSCYNHRQFVLAKMFELCYYDEEDDGTEELPEAAGRTPRKYNALCELIESLAGGGGGGGAVPSPTDDATVNDLLRYLLPAITKEHELNQLRVRTFLYCLNLAAYDLRLCGELAALHSVSQALENHRKFMVKFLIDRLRVGPGWLLNTSSTAALYASPGGYCAQPLSKVTRLDEDASTFLQALKANELRRTQTDPRHGQWCKLFLGLEFGQQQQ; translated from the exons ATGGGCCAGGACGAGGAGGACACAGCGTTCAGCGAGAAGATTATCAACGAGATCGATGCCGTTTTCATGCGCGATCCGGATTT AGTTGGATTCGAAATCATACCGATGCCGCTGAATCAAAACAAGTCCCCGGTAATCCACCTGGAGCATAATCTTGGCCTACAGTCGTGGTGCGTGGAGTGTGTGTACGCGTACGCCCACCGTCTGATACTGCAGTACCGCAACGAGTGGCTGTCGTCGAATGCACTCCCGGTTGGCTGCGGGTCGGCCCCTTGGAATGTGTCCGACAAGGGTAAACTGTCCGGCGGAGGAGGTCTGGGGCCgggcggtggcagcagcagcactggcGGGTGCACCAACGGTGGGAATGTACCGATCATCAAGTACCTCAACTGTGCCATACTGATCAACCCGGATGTGGCGACGTTTTGGAACCTGCGCCGGCAGCTATTTGCAAAGAACCGGCTGGACATCTCGAAGGAGTTCCACTTCTCGGCGCTCGTCCTCAGCAAAAAGCCCAAATCGAACGAAGCGTTCGCGTACCGGCGCTGGTTGTACCTGTTTCAGA GTTCCGACGCGATCGATTGGGCGTTCGAGATCAGCCTGTGCGAAAAGTGTGCGGACAAGAGCAACACCAACTATCACGCCTGGTGCCACCGGCAGTGGGTGCTGATGAAGGCGCCCAACCTGCTCAAGTACGAGGTGTACCGGACGGAGAAGTTCATCCGCAAGCACATCCACGACTACAGCTGCTACAACCACCGGCAGTTCGTGCTGGCGAAGATGTTCGAGCTGTGCTActacgacgaggaggacgacggTACCGAGGAGCTGCCGGAAGCGGCCGGTCGCACTCCTCGCAAGTACAACGCTCTCTGCGAGCTGATCGAATCGctggccggtggtggtggtggtggtggcgctgTCCCATCACCCACCGACGACGCCACGGTGAACGATTTGCTTCGCTACCTGCTACCTGCCATTACCAAAGAGCACGAACTGAACCAGCTCCGGGTGCGCACCTTCCTGTACTGCCTGAACCTGGCCGCGTACGATCTGCGTCTGTGCGGCGAGCTGGCCGCGCTGCACAGCGTGTCGCAAGCGCTCGAAAACCATCGCAAGTTTATGGTGAAGTTTCTGATCGATCGGCTACGGGTCGGGCCGGGCTGGCTGCTAAACACCTCGAGTACGGCCGCCCTGTACGCCAGCCCGGGCGGATACTGCGCCCAACCGCTGTCGAAGGTTACGCGGCTGGATGAGGACGCGAGCACGTTTCTCCAGGCGCTGAAAGCGAACGAGCTGCGCCGAACGCAGACCGACCCACGGCACGGCCAGTGGTGCAAACTGTTTCTGGGGCTCGAGttcggacagcagcagcagtag